In Variovorax paradoxus, a single genomic region encodes these proteins:
- a CDS encoding flavin reductase family protein — MLFIDPENAPGFKRTLFNAIVAPRPIGWISTMSPEGQVNLAPFSHFNLVSTAPPVVMFSCNAPADRHEKDTITNVRATGEFVTNLVTWELRDLMNISSLDAPYGTDEFELAGLEKAQSQKVRPPRVARSPASMECKLLRIVEIEPQGPGDTVSNVVFGRVVGIHLDPAFVEPNGRFDVARTLPLTRLGGNQYASVGPLVELSRPSPRRD; from the coding sequence ATGCTCTTCATCGACCCCGAAAACGCACCCGGTTTCAAGCGCACCCTGTTCAACGCCATCGTGGCGCCCCGGCCCATCGGCTGGATCAGCACGATGAGCCCCGAAGGCCAGGTCAACCTGGCGCCGTTCTCTCACTTCAACCTGGTTTCCACGGCGCCGCCGGTGGTGATGTTCTCCTGCAACGCGCCCGCCGACCGGCACGAGAAGGACACCATCACGAACGTGCGCGCGACCGGCGAGTTCGTCACCAACCTCGTGACCTGGGAGCTGCGCGACCTCATGAACATCAGCTCGCTCGACGCGCCCTACGGCACCGACGAGTTCGAACTCGCCGGCCTGGAGAAGGCGCAAAGCCAGAAGGTGCGACCGCCGCGCGTGGCGCGCTCGCCGGCGAGCATGGAATGCAAGCTGCTGCGCATCGTCGAGATCGAGCCGCAGGGGCCGGGCGACACGGTCAGCAACGTGGTGTTCGGCCGGGTGGTCGGTATCCACCTGGACCCGGCCTTCGTCGAGCCGAACGGCCGTTTCGACGTGGCGCGCACCCTGCCGCTCACGCGGCTGGGCGGCAACCAGTACGCGTCGGTCGGCCCGCTGGTCGAACTCTCGCGGCCGAGCCCGCGGCGCGACTGA
- a CDS encoding nuclear transport factor 2 family protein: protein MNHIEKLAIRQALEALAVDYWYEVDFNWGQDAHAYYTEDAVFTTSQKSRTGRAAIADFYNARQARGARTSLHVVQNFRVVPVSPQRVDCNYVMSLYAADGEGVLPSRPAIMIADVRETVVRQPDGAWLYALRTLRPLFRDDTPTTG from the coding sequence ATGAACCACATCGAAAAACTCGCGATTCGCCAGGCGCTCGAGGCACTGGCCGTCGACTACTGGTACGAGGTCGACTTCAATTGGGGCCAGGACGCCCACGCCTACTACACCGAGGACGCGGTATTCACCACCAGCCAGAAGTCGCGCACCGGCCGCGCCGCCATTGCCGACTTCTACAACGCGCGGCAGGCACGCGGCGCGCGCACGTCGCTGCACGTGGTGCAGAACTTCCGCGTGGTGCCGGTGTCGCCGCAGCGCGTGGACTGCAACTACGTGATGAGCCTCTACGCTGCCGACGGCGAAGGCGTGCTGCCCTCCCGGCCCGCGATCATGATCGCCGACGTGCGCGAGACGGTCGTGCGCCAGCCCGACGGGGCCTGGCTCTACGCGCTGCGCACGCTGCGTCCGCTGTTCCGGGACGACACGCCGACCACGGGCTGA